A DNA window from bacterium contains the following coding sequences:
- a CDS encoding M42 family peptidase, whose translation MLDKLSNALGTSGYEKEVRELILGEISKKVDLHRVDTLGNLIVRVPGRARFKGPRLLLSAHMDEVGFVTSEITGSGDLKFAKMGSTDDRVLLSKRVIVRHEGQEVPGIIGIKSPHLHKKREELEQVVEYDKLYVDIGCRKKEEAEKLVAVGDGIYYDTRYFEQGGRSFGKCFDDRAGCSVIAEVVKGSPKLTGGTPFYAAFTTQEEIGVRGARVIGNAVKPDVYIAVEGTAAGEGPPSWIGRDASPSTELGKGPALSILDQSHIADPAWLEFVKSIARDENIPYQFKRFVTGGTESSVVQRSMAGVRVVTISVPVRYIHSPVGILDRGDYRNTKRLVAAVIRRLGEFKP comes from the coding sequence ATGCTCGACAAGCTCTCCAACGCCTTAGGCACGTCGGGATACGAGAAAGAGGTCCGCGAGCTCATCCTTGGCGAGATATCCAAGAAGGTGGACCTGCACCGGGTGGACACCCTGGGCAACCTGATCGTGCGCGTACCCGGCCGCGCCCGGTTTAAAGGTCCCCGCCTCCTCCTCTCGGCCCACATGGACGAGGTCGGCTTCGTCACGAGCGAGATTACCGGCTCCGGGGATCTGAAGTTCGCAAAAATGGGCAGCACCGATGACCGCGTGCTCTTGAGCAAGCGGGTCATCGTCCGCCACGAAGGACAAGAGGTGCCGGGCATCATCGGCATAAAGAGCCCGCACCTGCACAAGAAGCGCGAGGAGTTAGAGCAGGTCGTGGAATACGACAAGCTGTACGTGGACATCGGTTGCAGGAAGAAGGAGGAGGCGGAAAAGCTCGTCGCCGTGGGGGACGGGATTTACTACGATACCCGCTACTTCGAGCAGGGTGGCCGGTCCTTCGGGAAGTGCTTCGACGACCGGGCCGGCTGTTCCGTCATCGCGGAGGTCGTCAAGGGGTCGCCGAAACTGACCGGCGGTACGCCCTTCTACGCCGCTTTCACCACCCAGGAGGAGATAGGCGTCCGGGGGGCGCGGGTGATCGGGAACGCGGTGAAGCCCGACGTCTACATCGCCGTCGAGGGCACCGCCGCCGGGGAGGGGCCGCCGTCGTGGATCGGCCGCGACGCCTCGCCCTCCACCGAGCTGGGCAAAGGACCGGCGCTCTCCATCCTCGATCAGAGCCACATTGCCGACCCCGCCTGGCTCGAGTTCGTGAAAAGTATCGCCCGCGACGAGAACATCCCGTACCAATTCAAGAGGTTCGTGACGGGGGGCACCGAGTCCAGCGTCGTGCAGCGGAGCATGGCCGGCGTGCGCGTCGTGACCATCTCGGTCCCGGTCCGCTACATCCATTCCCCGGTGGGCATCCTCGACAGGGGCGATTACCGGAACACGAAGCGGCTCGTGGCCGCCGTCATCCGCCGCCTCGGGGAATTCAAGCCCTAG